A genomic stretch from Sulfurimonas sediminis includes:
- a CDS encoding FlgD immunoglobulin-like domain containing protein, protein MTIDTTANNSALSAATSSDNPKGTLGKDDFMKLLLVQLQYQDPTEPTDTETILTQTSQLASLESADNTNAALEKLTASLGSSQQFSTIAAIGKTADLGSDAIAHDKGTETTFEVYFPNAVEQGTVSITDADGNTVQTLDVGTNPSGVYQFTWDGTDTAGNQAESAIYHVNAQYVDANGDTQQTRLGAYPIESVRFDNGNTLVKVGSNYVPLESIKEVY, encoded by the coding sequence ATGACAATAGATACAACAGCAAATAATTCGGCACTCTCAGCAGCTACATCGTCTGACAATCCAAAAGGAACACTCGGGAAGGATGATTTTATGAAGCTGCTTTTGGTACAGCTTCAATACCAGGATCCCACGGAACCGACGGATACGGAAACCATATTGACACAGACTTCCCAGTTGGCCAGTCTTGAGTCGGCAGATAATACAAATGCAGCTTTGGAGAAGCTAACAGCTTCTTTGGGAAGTTCGCAACAGTTTTCGACTATTGCAGCGATAGGAAAAACTGCTGACCTTGGCAGTGATGCAATTGCTCATGACAAGGGAACAGAGACTACTTTTGAAGTTTATTTTCCAAATGCAGTCGAACAGGGTACGGTTTCTATTACAGATGCAGACGGAAATACTGTACAGACTTTGGATGTCGGAACAAACCCTTCAGGTGTGTATCAGTTTACATGGGATGGTACAGACACTGCGGGCAATCAGGCTGAGAGTGCCATTTATCATGTGAATGCACAGTATGTAGATGCAAATGGTGATACACAGCAAACACGCTTGGGAGCTTATCCTATAGAGTCTGTGCGATTTGACAATGGAAATACACTTGTAAAAGTCGGTTCAAATTATGTGCCGTTAGAGAGCATAAAAGAAGTTTACTAA
- a CDS encoding flagellar hook protein FlgE, protein MMTQAFYTGISGLKTSSGGIDVVSDNLANISTVGFRAYNAEYSTLFEDSLASASNNLALNNSIGTGVQMQSTSLSLAQGTLSLSDRSTDLAILGDGWFGIEQGGAPLYTRAGDFTFDANSDLVTTDGYYVLGTMGNNISEDNILTQTLNEVPLGGVNEQEKLRFPKTLTYPPEPTTQVKFLGNVGVGAEGSEVVTMGASVIDPQNNRNELRLEFTKSAVQTPPGTQWDVTATTKSLDGQITYDTQTGTVAFDETGALVSSTLTTIDNNGTPVTIDLGTAYDGVVSIDIPVVPGSSVADGTIGGELDGYAINKNGEVIATFTNGRQSSVGRIAVYHFVNDQGLERITGTRFGVSSNSGEPIFFQDANGQNIIGTDIINFRLEGSNVAMSGGLTELIILQRAYDANSKSITTADQMMQKALNMDA, encoded by the coding sequence ATGATGACGCAAGCATTTTATACGGGAATATCCGGCTTAAAAACATCTTCTGGTGGTATTGATGTTGTTTCAGATAATCTTGCAAATATTTCTACTGTCGGATTTCGTGCATATAATGCTGAATATTCAACACTTTTTGAAGACAGTTTAGCCAGCGCATCAAATAATCTTGCTCTGAACAACAGTATAGGTACTGGTGTGCAGATGCAGTCAACTTCTCTCTCCCTGGCACAGGGAACTTTGTCACTTTCTGACAGAAGTACAGATTTGGCTATTTTGGGTGATGGCTGGTTTGGAATTGAACAAGGCGGGGCACCACTCTATACCCGAGCGGGAGACTTTACTTTTGATGCAAACAGTGACCTTGTCACTACTGATGGGTACTATGTTCTTGGAACAATGGGAAATAATATCAGTGAAGATAACATACTTACACAAACACTTAATGAAGTTCCCTTAGGTGGTGTAAATGAGCAAGAAAAACTGCGTTTTCCAAAAACCCTCACATATCCTCCTGAACCAACAACACAAGTGAAATTCTTAGGAAATGTAGGTGTGGGTGCAGAAGGTTCAGAAGTGGTTACAATGGGAGCAAGTGTTATTGATCCTCAAAATAATCGTAATGAGTTACGTTTAGAATTTACAAAATCAGCAGTGCAAACCCCACCGGGAACACAATGGGACGTTACAGCAACAACGAAATCACTTGACGGGCAAATAACTTATGATACACAAACCGGAACAGTTGCATTTGATGAAACAGGTGCCCTCGTCTCATCCACATTAACAACTATAGACAATAATGGTACACCTGTCACCATTGATCTTGGTACAGCATATGATGGGGTTGTTTCAATCGACATACCTGTAGTACCTGGCTCTTCTGTGGCTGACGGAACAATAGGGGGAGAACTTGACGGATATGCAATCAATAAAAACGGTGAAGTAATCGCAACGTTTACAAATGGAAGACAGAGTAGTGTCGGACGTATAGCTGTATATCATTTTGTCAATGATCAGGGACTGGAGAGGATAACTGGTACCCGATTTGGAGTAAGTTCCAACAGTGGTGAACCAATCTTTTTTCAAGATGCCAATGGGCAAAATATAATTGGAACAGATATTATAAATTTCAGATTAGAAGGCTCCAACGTTGCAATGAGCGGGGGACTTACAGAACTTATAATTTTGCAGCGGGCATATGATGCAAATTCGAAATCTATTACTACAGCAGATCAAATGATGCAAAAAGCGCTCAATATGGATGCCTAA